One genomic window of Mycteria americana isolate JAX WOST 10 ecotype Jacksonville Zoo and Gardens chromosome Z, USCA_MyAme_1.0, whole genome shotgun sequence includes the following:
- the LOC142402777 gene encoding avidin-like, with protein MGSLSCCVLLALALLGPHAAAARKCELQGLWRNELGSNMTLSALDAAGIFSGSYHTAVAATNKQILVSPLQGAQQRPGAKGQPTFGFTVQWQFAV; from the exons atGGGGAGCCTCAGCTGCTGCGTCCTGCTTGCCCTGGCCCTGCTCGGCCCCCACGCCGCTGCTGCCAGGAAG TGCGAGCTGCAGGGCCTGTGGAGGAACGAGCTGGGCTCCAACATGACCCTCTCGGCCCTGGACGCGGCTGGGATCTTCTCGGGCTCCTACCACACCGCCGTGGCGGCCACCAACAAGCAGATCCTGGTGTCACCCCTGCAAGGGGCCCAGCAGCGCCCCGGTGCCAAGGGGCAGCCCACCTTCGGCTTCACCGTGCAGTGGCAGTTCGCAG TTTAG